One Bombus fervidus isolate BK054 chromosome 2, iyBomFerv1, whole genome shotgun sequence DNA segment encodes these proteins:
- the LOC139993524 gene encoding uncharacterized protein — translation MFYIKTPTGQISFHIIEKCVLDRLEYLQLLYEGKPHEFNGDFEYLLENSVYDKIGHFILRLLASVSQEICNYWVVRETLLFQTRLNYILPRQLYRLFKSILYQLEGLKDKKGLINRTLSDICTFFSKPLVFKHIVSKNHTKDCDFLKTKVRHEAVPDLIKKRKLDLSAGYAIVYCSKWKKILKSLFYTYISNEVICMKSKAQYIINQDIRLNYLYYKIHSKILQENQISIKYGHITKKNIDIEIKNFPLCMQHLHTKLRTTHRLSHYARFYYSLFLKDGGMKLEDAINYWKEEYSKPHSCSSNCLHNWKSNERKFIYSIRHLYGLEGSRKNYKSPTCELICMNTSNPMYEGGCPFKSFDVNTLKDLLSLSLSSDCVTNLLKTTCSQTPQISCAKYFKMLNHNNSNNIVINSPLQYYFTMINQI, via the exons atgttttatattaaaactcCTACAGgacaaatatcgtttcataTTATAGAAAAGTGTGTTCTTGATAGGTTAGAATACTTACAATTATTGTACGAGGGTAAACCTCATGAATTTAATGGTGATTTTgagtatttattagaaaattcagTATATGATAAAATTGGACATTTTATATTGCG ATTATTAGCATCTGTGTCACAGGAGATATGTAATTATTGGGTTGTCAGAGAAACGTTATTATTCCAAACTAGgctgaattatattttaccaaGACAATTATATAGGCTATTTAAGagtattttatatcaattagaAGGgcttaaagataaaaaaggaCTGATTAATAGAACATTAAGCGATATATGTACTTTCTTCTCAAAACCGCTTGTCTTTAAACATATTGTATCAAAAAATCATACAAAGGATTGTGATTTTCTTAAAACTAAAG TGAGACATGAGGCAGTACCagatttaataaagaaaagaaaactagACTTGAGTGCAGGATATGCTATTGTATACTGCTCcaaatggaaaaaaatactaaaatcaTTGTTTTACACCTACATAAGTAATGAAGTAATATGCATGAAATCAAAAgcacaatatattataaaccaGGATATTAGACTTAATTacttatattacaaaatacattCTAAAATATTGCAAGAGAATCAAATATCTATCAAATATGGACATAtaactaaaaaaaatatagacatagaaataaaaaattttccgCTTTGTATGCAACACTTGCACACAAAACTAAGGACGACACATAGACTTAGTCACTATGCTCGTTTTTATTatagtttatttttaaaagatggTGGAATGAAACTAGAGGATGCTATAAATTATTGGAAAGAAGAATATTCTAAACCTCATTCCTGTTCTTCTAATTGTTTACATAATTGGAAGTCAAATGaacgaaaatttatatacagtATTCGTCACCTTTATGGTTTAGAAGGATCTcggaaaaattataaatctcCTACTTGCGAGTTGATATGT ATGAATACATCAAATCCTATGTATGAAGGAGGATGTCCATTTAAAAGCTTTGATGTAAATACTTTAAAAGATCTTTTATCTTTATCATTATCAAGTGATTGTGtaacaaatttattgaaaactaCATGTTCTCAAACTCCCCAGATTTCTTGtgctaaatattttaagatgcTAAATCACAATAACAgcaataatattgttattaatagccctttacaatattattttacaatgattaatcaaatttag
- the LOC139993531 gene encoding magnesium-dependent phosphatase 1, whose product MCKTNCKPKIIIFDLDYTLWPFWVDTHVTPPFKKKGNDVVDSRGQIIQYYKEVPNVLKHLYEEGYELGVASRTSEIQGAKQLLNLFDWNKYLKYKEIYPGCKVTHFSKIQKASGIDYRDMVFFDDENRNIVDVGKLGVNCIFVKNGVNHALVESVLKKF is encoded by the exons ATGTGTAAAACAAactgtaaaccgaaaataattatctttgaCTTAG ACTATACTTTATGGCCATTTTGGGTTGATACTCATGTTACTCCTCCTTTTAAAAA GAAAGGAAATGATGTAGTAGATTCTCGTGGtcaaattatacaatattacaaaGAAGTACCTAAtgttttaaaacatttatacGAAGAAGGATATGAACTTGGTGTTGCATCTCGTACATCAGAAATACAAGGTGctaaacaattattaaatctATTTGATTGGAACaagtatttgaaatataaagaaatttatccaGGATGTAAAGTAACTCATTTTTCTAA GATTCAAAAAGCATCAGGAATTGATTATAGAGATATGGTGTTTTTTGAtgatgaaaatagaaatattgttGATGTGGGTAAACTTggcgttaattgtatatttgttaaaaatggtGTGAATCATGCACTTGTAGAAAGCgttcttaaaaaattttag
- the Pabp2 gene encoding poly(A) binding protein nuclear 1, with protein MSESDLLAADHIDGLDGLENGQDGDAIMQCDGVKRELNEANIDDPELEAIKARVREMEEEAEKLKQLQSEVDKQMNMGSPPGITSPLNMSLEDKMEVDNRSIYVGNVDYGATAEELEQHFHGCGSINRVTILCNKFDGHPKGFAYIEFAERDSVQTAMAIDESMFRGRQIKVMPKRTNRPGLSVTNRGPRGARGYRGIARGIIRGSAYFGYRPIRRPRSYRRGYYMPY; from the exons ATGTCTGAATCGGATCTTTTAGCTGCTGATCATATTGATGGTCTAGATGGACTTGAAAATGGTCAAGATGGAGATGCTATTATGCAGTGCGATGGTGTAAAACGTGAATTAAATGAAGCAAATATTGATGATCCG gaACTAGAGGCTATTAAAGCACGTGTTAGGGAAAtggaagaagaagcagaaaaattaaaacaattacaaTCTGAAGTGGACAAACAAATGAATATGGGTAGTCCACCCGGAATAA CAAGTCCATTAAATATGTCACTTGAAGACAAAATGGAAGTTGATAATAGGTCCATCTATGTTGGTAAT GTTGATTATGGTGCCACAGCAGAAGAATTAGAGCAACATTTTCATGGTTGTGGTAGTATTAACAGAGTAACAATATTGTGCAATAAATTTGATGGACATCCCAAGGGTTTCGCTTACATAGAATTTGCAGAACGCGATTCTGTACAAACAGCTATGGCAATAGATGAATCTATGTTTAGAGGACGTCAAATTAAAGTAATGCCTAAAAGAACAAATAGACCTGGATTATCAGTGACAAATAG GGGGCCACGGGGAGCGCGAGGTTACCGAGGTATAGCCAGAGGAATCATACGTGGTAGTGCATATTTCGGATATAGACCTATAAGGCGACCTAG AAGCTATAGGCGAGGATACTACATGCCGTATTGA